From one Bacteroides fragilis NCTC 9343 genomic stretch:
- a CDS encoding flotillin family protein: MTQEMMIMAAILVAVILITFIGILSRYRKCKSDEVLVVYGKTGGDKKSAKLYHGGAAFVWPIVQGYEFLSMKPMQIDCKLTGALSAQNIRVDVPTTITVAISTDPEVMQNAAERMLGLTMDDKQNLITDVVYGQMRLVIADMTIEELNSDRDKFLSKVKDNIDTELRKFGLYLMNINISDIRDAANYIVNLGKEAESKAQNEAQANIEEQEKLGAIKIANQIKERETKVAETRKDQDIAIAETKKLQEISVANADKDRISQVAIANAEKESQVAKAEAEKNIRIEQANTEKESRIAELNSDMEIKQAEAQKKAAIGRNEAQKEIALSNSELAVTQANADKQAGEASAKSEAAVQTAKEIAQKEVEEAKARKVESSLKAEKIVPAEVARQEAILQAEAVAEKITREAEARAKATLAQAEAEAKAIQLKLEAEAEGKKRSLLAEAEGFEAMVKAAESNPAIAIQYKMVDQWKEIAGEQVKAFEHINLGNITVFDGGNGGTSNFLNTLVKTVAPSLGVLDKLPIGETVKNMIHPEEKKEETEKK; the protein is encoded by the coding sequence ATGACCCAGGAAATGATGATCATGGCTGCCATACTTGTGGCGGTAATCTTAATTACATTTATCGGTATTCTTTCACGCTACCGCAAATGTAAAAGTGACGAAGTATTAGTAGTATATGGTAAGACAGGTGGAGATAAGAAATCGGCAAAGTTATATCATGGTGGTGCCGCCTTTGTATGGCCTATTGTACAAGGATATGAATTCTTGTCAATGAAACCCATGCAGATAGACTGCAAGCTGACAGGAGCACTTTCGGCTCAAAACATCCGTGTAGATGTACCCACTACTATCACAGTAGCTATCAGCACAGATCCCGAAGTAATGCAAAATGCGGCTGAGCGTATGTTGGGATTGACCATGGACGATAAACAAAACCTGATTACAGATGTGGTTTACGGACAGATGCGTCTGGTTATTGCCGACATGACAATTGAAGAGTTGAACTCCGACCGTGATAAATTTCTTTCCAAAGTGAAAGACAACATCGATACAGAACTCCGCAAATTCGGTTTATACCTGATGAATATCAACATCAGCGATATTCGTGATGCTGCCAACTATATTGTCAACTTAGGAAAAGAGGCCGAAAGTAAAGCGCAGAACGAAGCTCAGGCCAATATTGAAGAACAGGAAAAACTGGGTGCTATCAAGATTGCCAACCAGATAAAAGAACGCGAAACCAAAGTGGCCGAAACCCGTAAAGACCAAGACATTGCCATTGCGGAAACCAAGAAGTTGCAAGAAATCTCTGTAGCCAACGCTGATAAAGACCGTATCTCTCAGGTTGCTATTGCCAATGCGGAGAAGGAATCACAGGTAGCCAAAGCGGAAGCTGAAAAAAACATCCGGATAGAACAGGCCAATACCGAAAAAGAAAGCCGCATTGCGGAACTGAATTCCGACATGGAAATCAAACAGGCAGAAGCACAAAAGAAAGCTGCCATCGGACGAAACGAAGCACAAAAAGAGATTGCGTTGTCTAACTCCGAACTAGCTGTAACCCAAGCTAATGCCGATAAACAAGCCGGTGAGGCATCCGCTAAATCGGAAGCTGCCGTGCAAACCGCTAAGGAAATAGCACAAAAAGAAGTGGAAGAGGCGAAAGCACGTAAAGTGGAATCATCTCTGAAAGCAGAAAAGATAGTTCCGGCAGAGGTTGCCCGCCAAGAGGCCATCTTACAGGCAGAAGCCGTAGCTGAGAAAATCACTCGCGAAGCGGAAGCACGTGCCAAAGCGACACTGGCACAAGCTGAAGCAGAAGCAAAAGCCATTCAATTAAAACTTGAAGCGGAGGCTGAAGGTAAGAAACGTTCATTGCTGGCCGAGGCAGAAGGTTTTGAAGCCATGGTTAAAGCAGCCGAATCGAATCCGGCGATTGCTATCCAATACAAGATGGTAGATCAGTGGAAAGAAATAGCAGGCGAACAGGTAAAAGCCTTCGAACATATAAACTTAGGCAATATCACTGTCTTCGACGGAGGAAATGGGGGCACGAGCAACTTCCTGAACACATTGGTGAAAACTGTTGCGCCGAGTTTGGGCGTGTTAGACAAATTACCTATCGGAGAAACAGTGAAAAATATGATTCATCCGGAAGAAAAGAAAGAAGAAACAGAGAAAAAATGA